The genomic stretch GTTGTGGATGCAACAGCagcaatgtttctttctttctgtgtatcAACTTAGAATTTGAGGAAGCTCATCTCAGACCCTCTCCTCAAACCCTATCTTCTGAATTTCAAGGGGGGAAAGGAAGACTATCTTTTTAGGGGCTCCCTTTGGAGATATTACTTGACATGGCTACTCAATTCATATATTGTTTGGTGATTTCACTGCATTTGGTCACTTCAGCCTATGTAAGCATCTAGTttgtcaggctctgctctgagtGACAAGAAAATACTCCATATGGATTTGTGGTGTTGGAGCAAAAATATCCTTCTGAAGACAAACCACAGGGACTTGTCTTTCCTCAACCCCAGCTTCACCACCAGACCCAGCTGGGAGAccctgcctcctttctctctcagctCACTGCTAAACCAACCATGATGGATCAAGAATCTGGAAACCACAGAAAAGAGCCAGGCATCACTATGGGAAATTAATAGAAAGGGTGTTCAGGAACACATTTTATTGTGTGTAATGGTGTAGACTCCTTCAGACAATGCTGAGGGGGTGGTATGAAAGTTTCCCAGTTTGATTATTTTGAATCTAATGCTCATCTTCTGACACTACATCTGAAAACCAATTTTGTAGTTCGTAGTAGCTGACAGACAGACTTCCATGGCCCCTACAATGGCTCCAGAAGAACTTCTGAGAGAGCTGCTTGGGAGGGTATGGATGCTTAGTGAGGTGGTGACTGAATGAAAAGCACTCATGGACTATAGAGCTAATGGGCAAAGAGATGTGAGAGACTCAGGGCTTCCATTTATGTTGCCTGTTGGAGTAATTCTCAGCTATGAGGCCATGACAGTCGGGATCAACATGCAGTAGAAAAAGACCCTAGGAGTAGAAAAAAGTGAGCGTCATAAACGATAAGCCTCAAAAGCGACAATGCTCTTAAGTGATCAAATGACTACGCAGGATCTGTATGAATATTCACGTACTCAGACTGCTGTTGCTAAGACTCTATCAGAAGAGAGATTTGGGAAGAGTTTAGTTTACGACCTTCTGCTGCCAAGATAAAGGATGTGCCCCCTGAGTTCTTTGCTTCTTGATAGACCCACAATGGATTAACCATTTACTAACCCATCTATATCCATTGCAAATAACTTCTCTTGCTTTTAATTCATTGTCATGTTCACCTATACACTACCTGCTTCATGTTGAGATTGAAATGCATTGTTCCCAAGGGATAGATAGTTTAGAGactggcaaaaacaaacaaacaaaaacaacaacaacaaaggtttTTGAGGCTGATTTAGTATAATTTATTAAGAAAAGAGTTGTTTTGCATTTACAGAGATGGCAATGCAATGGTAAAAACAGGacataaataaacacaaagtTAAAGGCATTTCAAGAACACAAAACATTAGCTATCTTGATTCATTTTTGTCAAGGCAATATTTGAAAGTTAATGGACAGAGGAGGCTGTCCATTTACACTTTGGCTGGTGTTTATTAAATGCAAACAGGATGACAGAAACCACAGAATGTGGGATTCCTATGGGTTGGTGACCAGGCTCAGGTCACGCTTGTGACTTAAAAGTCAGAAAGGAGCTgacagaaagggagggggaagtcTTACCTACAGCATGGTTACCTGCAGCACTTCCCCAGAGGCCGGCCGGCCGCCTAGCAGCAGCATTGCTTCTTGCAACAGCACTTCTGCTGGCAACAACACTTCTGCTGGCAACAGCCCTTCCCACAGCCGCAGCCACACGAGCCACAGCCACAGGAACTGCAGCCACAGGTGCGGCGGCAGCAGCAGACCACGGGGGTACTGCAGCAGCCTCCGCAGCAGCCGcagcagcaggggcagcaggcagagcagcagcccaCACGGTAGCACCTGCAGGTGGTGCAGCTGCCACAGCCGCCACCGCAGCTGCCACAGCCACCACAGCCGCCGCAGCCACCACTACAGCCACCGCAGCCGCCGCAGCCACTGCTGCAGCCACCACAGCCGCCACAACTTCCACAGCCACAGCACCCCATGGTATCAGGAGAGAGGACTCAGGAGGGAGTAGAGAGGAGCAAAACTCAGGAGGTGAGAGAGGTCTAATGCCACCTTCTGCGGGTGGAGCCCTTATATACCAGCACTGGGTGGAAAGCAGGAAGACACATGACCACTTCCTTGTCGCTATTTGGCTCTACTTACAGGGAAGAATCACATCATCTCTTATTTGCTTCCCTTTTAGATATCTTTGTCTTCATCACATGTTTAGTTTAttgtttaaataaaacctttattccAGTTTAACTTTGAAAAAACCCAGAAAGTTCTAGGGAGGCATTCTCGGAACCCAGAATGTGGTGAAGCTATCAACAGGAATGGGCCGAATCTCATCTTACCACGATACCTGTGTCTGTGGGGCTTGCAGACCACACCCTGGGCCAGGTGATCTGTGAGCACCCAGGGGCTGGCATGGTCCCTGACCTCAAAGAGCTTGTAATAGGAAGCAATACTGGGAGCTGGGGATGTGAAAGGCCAGATACCATCATTGCATCTATTGACCAGTGAAAATTTCTGGAGCTGGAAACTTCGACTCCTTTCCTCTTCATGTGAAGCATACCGGTGTTCTTTCTCACACCCAGGTTCTAATGACTATTTTATAACAGAAATAAATCCTCTTAAGAGTCATTTTAATGATGTAAATGGACaaggaattaatttttaatttttgtttttgagtagaTAAGATCAGTTGATGTCCTCACTAAGGAGTCTGACCTTGGAGATTTTGAAAGAAGGGTGGGAACTTTGAGGGGTGCAGGTACAGAGGCCACAGATGCAAAGAGGGGCCCAATGTGGTGAGAAAGAGTGTGAAATATGGTGAAGTGTGCAGCTGTGGTCCTGGGTGGGATTGGAGGGCTAGTGACTAACAAGGAGGTGATAGAAACATAGACAAGAAAAACAAGAGCACCAGTGGGCTCCTCATCACGTGTGCTGTTGGAGGAGCCCTCTGGCCTCTCAGGGAGTTCTACAGACCTTCATGGAGATCGTTGGTGGCCAACAGATTCCCCAAACTATGATTTATAACTGGCTTGCTGCCCAGAGCCCATTTTCCCAATCTGGTGAGATTGTTCTTCAGGAATCTGAGTGAGAGGAAATGTTGTAAGGTCCCAGAGGCATGTTGGCATTGTTATTCATGATCTCAAACTATTTTTGAGGTTTGTGGACCAAGGCATGCATTTCAACCACCCAGCTGAGATGAGCTAGGGTTGGGGGTACAGTGGGGTAAGAGATATAGGAATAGGTTAGAGAGCTTTTAAGGAGGCACAATCACAGAATTCTGGGTCAAATATCACCCATAAGAACGTAAACAAGGAATAGCCCTGGATGAGCTTCTTGTGGAAACTGCATTGGCAGCTGTGAGGAAGTGCTGGGTCATGTGTCTGGGTCACTAACTCCATCACCTTCCTCCTCAAGATGGTACATAAGGGGCTCCCCCAGCAGAAGGCGGCATCAGACCTTCCTCACCTCCTGAAtctccctcctcacctctcctGAGTCCTTACTCTCCTGACACCATGGGGTGCTGTGGCTGTGGAAGTTGTGGCGGCTGCGGTGGCTGTGGTGGCTGCGGTGGCTGTGGTGGCTGCGGTGGCTGTGGTGGCTGCGGTGGCTGCGGTGGCTGTGGTGGCTGCGGTGGCTGTGGTGGCAGCTGTACCACCTGCAGATGCTACCGGGTCAACTGCTGTCCCTGCTGCACCGGCTGCTGCGGGTGCTGCTGCACTGTCCCCGTGgtctgctgctgccgccgctccTGTGGCTGCAGCTCCTGTGGCTGTGGCTCCTGTGGCTGCGGCTcctgtggctgtggctgtgggaAGGGCTGTTGCCAGCAGAAGTGCTGTTGCCAGCAGAAGTGCGGTTGCAAGAAGCAATGCTGCTGCTAGGCAGCCGGTGTGCAGGTGCCTCCGGCACCCATTCACTTGGTAAGACTTCTGCCTTCCTGTTGCTCTTCTCCACTTGATGGTCCTGAAAATACCCTTTCCTGTCTTTGGTGCCTTAAGACCTTCCATCAGAAGAGTCCCCGAACTCAGAGAAATCATCTAATGGAAGAAATACTGATGCAGTGGAGCACCAGAGTAATTATGCAAATTACTAATGAAATCACGATTATGAATACTTGGTTTGATGGAAATATCCAGTGCCTTGCAGGTTTGTCTTTGACCACTTTTTTCTGTCAGCATGCATAGTCCTCCCCCACCCTACCTTTTCTCCTTCCTAGTCATTACATAATACTCTCTAAATTTCCCTAATAAAATAAACACTAGAAATCCATAAAagtgttctttttgtctttgttgtgTTTGAATGCATGGAATCCTGGTTTGTTCTGAAACTTGAGAATTTACCTTTGCaccaaatttttaaaaccctTGCAGCTATAGCAGGTTCAAAGCTCCAGCCAGGTCCTTGGTGACCACCCTCTCCCCTCAGTGAAACTTCACTTTCCTGCCAGCCTCTTTCCTCCCTTACAGCTCGGTGTAAGGCTCCCAACTCCCCTGGGAGACACAGTCCTCGTGTACTGATATAAGGGCGTGGCCCTTCAGCAGGCATTAAACCTTACATGGACATTCCCATCAGGACCCAAATTCAGAATTTAATAGTGGGCCTGAGACCATCTGGGCTTTCCATGGGGTCTCTTTTGTGGACACATtcaatctttttcttctcctctttctgttttttggtgcatgcagttttcttctttcaattGTTTCAGTAGGTAGTAAACATTTGATGATAACAGACACCTGAAAcgtttctaaatttttaaaatgcattcagtTGCCATAAATTCTTCCAGTGCCTCTGTCT from Neovison vison isolate M4711 chromosome 3, ASM_NN_V1, whole genome shotgun sequence encodes the following:
- the LOC122902378 gene encoding small cysteine and glycine repeat-containing protein 8-like; its protein translation is MGCCGCGSCGGCGGCSSGCGGCGGCSGGCGGCGGCGSCGGGCGSCTTCRCYRVGCCSACCPCCCGCCGGCCSTPVVCCCRRTCGCSSCGCGSCGCGCGKGCCQQKCCCQQKCCCKKQCCC